The sequence AACACTATTGCAGACTAGGGCAGTAAATCTAGCCCAGACTTGCCACCTAAAACTATGGAAACCACTTCTATTTTTTACATTTAAATCACTAAAGACAGCAGTCTTTCACCAAAATGTAAATTTGTGCTGCATAGCCAAATCGAAATTGTCACTACCGAAACTGAAGCCCGAATTTTTGAGTTTGGCAATCGCGTTATGCAATGCATAACAACGTAGTTCCAAGCTGTATATTTCTCTTCGCTCGTCTTGCATGACTTTCTTACTTTCCTTCAAGAGACTAAAGGTTGCTATCATAACAATTAGTGCTCAAACTTTCATTTACTGCAGTGAAACATAAAATGAGGCCCCTTTcgcaaaaaatttttttaataatTATGAACCTACAGCTGCTGTCTATACCAAGGACTAAGAAATGATACAAGCAGTTCATGAAATATGCTAGAAGGATTGATTGGAGGGTAAAAGTTGGTACAAATTTTTAAGGCGAGCACTAACAACCAGTAGGCCGAAGGCAAAGGCAGCACCAGAAGTGCACACCTACAACTGTTAGTGAGTGCTGGTGTTATCTAGTCTTTGCCTTATGAACACTAGTCTTTCAGTTGTCACCCGAAGTGTTGAATATTTGATATCTAATCTCGATGATTGTCAAGAGCAGTGAATGCAGATTGTTTCGAAATTATGTTAGCTTGAAATTATCCTTTAAATTCACATTAAGCAAAGTGTAATATGCGAGATCAGCCCTAATGCAACAAACAGTTCTCAACAAGTGCCAAAAAGGCATTCAAAGCATTTacccctgtgtgtgtgtgtgtgtgtgtgtgcgtgtgtgtgcacccgtgtgcgtgcgtgtgtgtgtttgagagagagagaaaaaaagacaggagTGCTTAGGTAGAATTATGAACCTGTAGTCTTCATAATTTTGCTACAATCTGACACTGACCTTTACATTTTATTAGGCCACTGCACCATTCTTCTGGATTAAGGTAATTACTCTAATGAAAGATCAAACTTGAACATTTAGAGCTCACTGCACACTTCAAATGCCATGTTTTGGAACCATTTAATGAAATACCAGTGTCTTCATCACCACTCTTAAACTAATCTAGGGGCGAATAGTAGCCAAGAAGGAGGCAATTAGGCCACAAAATTTTTTGTGCCGAATGTAGCTACACCTGGTAGCTCGTCTAACATCAAATTGAAGAACAGTATCTTAATATATTACTCTCAAGCCCTTTTGGATGCGACAGCCTCATATTGTGGAGGTACTAATTGTACGTCTGCTTTACATAAGCGACTAATCGAATGACGAGGTTTAACACAGCTTATCCCTTTAATTCAGCAATGCAGTGCAGAAGGAAAGAATCAGCAAGGAATGTCTATCACGGTTTCTTTTCCTTACAAACTGTAAACAGCATGGACAAGTTGACGAGACAGAAGTCAGCATCAGCAAGTGCGAAACAAGTGCCTGCCAATGCAATAGTTCATATTTCGGCATATCAAACTATTGTGACCACGTTACCTTTTTTAGCCTACGTTACGGCATTAACTGCTACTTGGAAAATGAAGACAACATGACGAGATAAAGTTTTTTGTATACATATTGTACATTGAAGAAAACTTTAGCTGCCATACCATCTGCTCAGCCAATGAATGGATGGCCTGAATAACCTGGCGTCGCACAATTCCAGCTGCTGTGTCTTCTTGCAGACATGGTAGTTCAGGGTCATCCCCTCCCTCGTCCAAGAAAGGGTCAtctaaaaagaaaacataaacacacacattatctatctatctatctatctatctatctatctatctatccatctatctatccatctatctattcatctatccatctatctattcatctatccatctatctatccatctatctatccatctatccatctatctatccatctatccatctgtctgtctatctatccatctatccatctgtctgtctgtctatccatctatccatctgtctatccatctatccatctgtctgtctgtctattaatctgtccatctgtctatccatctgtccatctgtctatccatttgtctatctgtctatccatctgtctatctgtctatctgtctatccatctgtctatccatctgtctattcatctgtctatccatctatctatctatctatctatctatctacctctctctctctctctctctctctgcctgcctgcctgtctcaAGAAGGAGCATGAAAAAAGGAACTTATTTCCATAGAGAAACACATTCAACAAATCTAAAAATGACAAAAGAAATCTATGAAAGTGAGGTGATAACTCTTCACGCGGCAAAACAGCAATCTCATTGAGAGTGTACAATGATTCGGTGCTAAAAGCAAGTTGCCAGTACAAAAGAAATTTTTTTAATTCCAATTAGTCATTTATGCAGCTCAGCTAAAACATTAGTTCAGAGGCATGCTTTTGGTAGCATTTATGGCGAGAGAAAGTAGATAGACCACACATGCGAAGTAATAAAATGCTGCCTCATGAACAATGGGAAAGTTTGCCAAATATAGGTGATAATGCACCAGCTATCATCAGAGCCTCATTTCTCACAGCAGCTGCACAGATGCTCTGAAGTTACTCAATGCTAGATCACCTAATTGCCACTAGTAGCTGAGAAAGCTTTTTCATATACACTTGAGCACACCATGGCATTTGAGTGCCAATTCAAAGATACTGACAGCTAGAGAAATTCTGAGTGCACAAAAAGGAGAATTCATTATACCCACAGcttttttgcacagaactataGTGTTGTCCTGAGTAGTGTGGCAGGGTCAATGATATGCGATGCTTCCAATCATTTCCCTTGTGCACAAAACTAAGCAAATAAAAAGTGCAACTTTATAGCTAAATTGGCACGTGCATATCTTGCATCGACCTAACAATACATGTGCTATGATAAAAGCTCACTTTAGTGAAGTAGGAGGTGAAGCTTTCCACAACAATGTCCTCAAAAAGTTTCCGAACTACCGCTTGGCTCAGTCCTTGTGAGAATgattcaaggaaatgtaaaaagAAGTTAGAGATGTTAAATATTTTACAGTGCAACTGCCCACACTAGGGCATCTCTATGCACAAGCTGAGGCAGACCATGATGTTCGTTGTTGTCTGTATTTATGGTTATATTTACACATGTGCTTGCACTCACTGGTCTGCTTAGGGCGTGTTTGCACTACAGCGACCCAACGCTGACACGACCCCACCGCAGACGATCGGCTGAGCTACCCACCGACAATGGCACCTGACAATCTGGTCACACTAAGCCGAAAACAACGACGCTTCGAAAGACAAACCGTTGTCGTCGTGTAACATGATGGCAGACCGAAAACACCAGCAAAGCGTATTAGCAGACGTGTTGCCCACAGATTGTTAGAAGATCAATTGTCGAGCAAAAACTTGCCTGTGTTGTTCAATCTAACAACTAAGATAGAGATCTTAGGCAGAGGTAGAAGGCCTCACACACTACTTAAAGGTGTTCTCCAACACTATTGAACAAGCTATTTTTATTTGTGGTTTGCAGAGACCGATAGGTGGAAATAATTTTTGCATAGGTCTAAGTGCCAATATTAGTTGATTTAGTACTTTATTTATGCAACAAACTACACATCGCTGCCGACCTTACTGCCACGTAGCAGCGCTCGCCTGAACTTTGCGGGTGGAAATGACACTAgaaggttgccgccatatgattGTATAAATTTAATGCTAGAAGCGATCATGATGTAGCAACAAACTGAGGTTACTAATCTGTATCATTTTTCTTCTCTGTGCTTCTTCATCAAACCCTGAACAGACGCAAACACAATAAAAAAGATCACGGTAACTACAAAGCATGACAGAGATGCTGGCTGCCATTTCGGCACTGGATTTTAAGCTTGTGCGGGTCAGATGTCCATACGAAgcgcctctttttctttcttccctcttCTTGCTTTTTTGAGTATACGAGCTATCTGCTTCTGCACATGCACTGTAGAAGAGGTGCAGTGCACCAATGTTTGTTGGGTGGCTAATCGAACAGCACGCGAAGGCTCTACAGTACTTCACTGTCCTGGTTCCACAAGTGCCTTTCTTAGAATAGGAGAAAGTCACTTGCgatatcgtaaaaaacaacagtaaATGCCTCGGTTCGAAGCAGTAGCTCTCACTCACGCTCTGGCAAACCATAAGTCAGGCAAGACATCAATTATGGTAGCAACAAGGTCAACATtactttgaaaaagaaaaaagcaacagtgGGGTGCGAAGTTCCCCTGAGTAGTCGCTTCCAGCTTATTTAGTTGGGGTAGCCTTCCGAAGACACGGGCAAGTGAAATGCGGTCAAGTGACCCTGTGAAAATCGAGTTGAGGGTCCACACTCTGGtttttgtattttgaattttcTAAGTCAAATAACTTGCTGCATTAGTGTGTACTTCAGTGTACACAACACATGTATAAAACATAAGGGGTGGAATAGTGTTGGAGGGCTCCTTTAATGGTCATCCTGTGCACTCCACAAAAGTCATTCGTTCGCTTTGTCTTTGTCTGTCCCCACCCCCTGGCCCCTCACCCCAAAAGGGACAATGGCAATGCACGGAGGATGGCTGGAAATGAGAAGCAGTCGCAAATTTTTTGTGCAAAATTAGTGGGTGTCACTGCGTGTGCCCCCCAGTGTGACTCCAATTGAGAATTGGCCAACTAAAGGCTGTGGGCATAACAAGGCCTGAACGGAGCCTCCGTGAGACCATAGGCAGACTGTTTGTGTCGTTGCAGTGTGCACAATCAGCCGATCGAAATAAGAGTCGAGTTGCTCTATTGTAGACATGCCTTTTTACATAAAACCTATACTATTACGGTGTCCACACTTACACCTGAGTTTCCAGTGACAATTTACTGCTCCAAGTATGAATGTTTTGAAAAATGATAGCAGTGCAGAAAATAAATGTTCCATGTCTTGCTCGCCCCATACTTAAAGAACGAAATCATTTTAGACACCACAGCACGAATTGTTTTTTGTCATTTGCAAAGCAAGGCAGCAAGGATCTATAAGCATTATAATCGCAAGTAATGATACACGAAATAACATTTGCTCAACGAGAATGCTGCATGAATGTTCAGCTTGCAGCCAACCAGTGTTTCAGACCTGACCACTggttacacacagccaagtgaaaaatacacacagccaagtgaaaaaaacacacagccaacacacataaacacacataaAACACACATAAAATACcacaaaaacacaaaacacacatAAAACACACATaacacacataacacatacaaacacacaaaaacacacacaaacacacaaaaacacacataaaatacacacagccaagtgaaaGTTTTTGTCTTGTTACCCAAACTAGTGCACTCATGGGAACCTTATAATTTGTGTACAAAATTTTACTTGCGTATTGCTCACAGACCAGATCGGTATAAGGAGTGCTTTGCGAAAGACCACACAACTGTTTGCAAAAGACTGCTAGCTACAAAGTTTGTACAGGTATGAATGGCTGAACACTTTCAAGCATCTGTTTCATTACCGGAACttgtaaaaaaatggcaggaaGGAGACGATAGAAGCTTTCAATGAAAAAAATCTGTAAATGAGGTTTCTGTCACACCTAATATTTCACAAGTTCACTCCTCTTCCTCAAGGATAGAACAGAACTTCGACAAAGACAAGTTTGTTGGTAGGCTCAACACAATTCTTGTTAACAGATTTTATACATAACTGCAACACATGTTTGTTGTGAAGCAAAACCTTGCACATTGTCTTCTCACTAGTGTCTTAATATCACGCTTTTAAGGTGCTCCAGAAGCTTTGTGCCGAAAAAAACGAGCATGTTTTCTGCGCATACTTTAATGATGCATTTACTACTGCAACCTTCACAGACTAAGTTATGGCAGTAATTGTCAGCATGGATTAAGCACACCGACACCATTTTGCTTAGCCTAAAAAACATTACAAAGATTTCCCCCTACAAAAGCTTTCAAACTGCATACTTTTAGCAAAGCTAAAATATTGTGGAGCTCACAGTGGTGGGCCTGAGTTTGGTGAAAAATCATAATGCTTTATACAGGAAACAGTATATAAAAAATAATCTGCTCATAGGAACATGTTTCAGGGAAAATACGGAACTGTCACATCTGGTAATTTTGCCTTTTTATAAATCtgatataaaataataataatttaatcATAATAATATTTAAGGTTTAAGATCTCAAGGCAGATATATCAACATGCGATATACCATAGTGCATCGCTCAGGATAAATCTACCATCCAGCACTCATTTAGGATGCATCAACATCACACTGTACACGGTCTTCCACTATGTGGCTCGCAATGCAGTGCGACTACCAGGACAGGAAAAATGTGTGAAGTTCCCTTCCCCTTGAAGCAGCACTGACGTACTGACAAGGCTAAAGAAACTTGTATAAAAAAGCAATGATACATGGAACCGCTGTTCCTGTGCTACGCGTTTTAGCAGCCACACTCTCGTTTGAATTTACTATGCATGTGCAGTACAACCATTTTTCTCCAAACCTTCACTATTATCTAAAGGTAGTATTACTCGCAGCATTTGTTTTTAGAGTAGAGGTATGTAGAAACTTTAAAACATTTACACAGAGGAACTGGCAAACCATGTCCGGTAGTTAGAGCAAGCTCGATGTTTTCTGAAAGAACCAAGCTGTGAAGTAGGAGCTGGCCACGCTGACAGTGGACTTTTCATTATAAGGAATGAAATATCTACTTCTGCACACCTTTGAAGCTTGAGCAAGGTCACTTTCTCGAACAGCACGGCAGTTGGCAATTGCTAGAGCAGCTGTTGTCTCAATATTTCTTCTACCCAAACAGCTGTTCTGCAAAACATGTTAATGAAGCTACTACAGCCACAGCAATCACTTACCATCAGTAAAGCTGAAGTCAATGCCATGTCGGACACACATGTTGTGCAGCATGGTGCATGCCACCACTATTTTGGTGCACATCAGCGGATTGTACTGTAGAGCACCCCCGGACTGGTGCAGGCACCTGAAGCGTCCCTTTAGAACCCCGAAGGTCCTCTCAATGACTTGCCTCGTCCGAGTGTGGGCCGAGTTGTACTGCTCCTCGGCAGGGCCAACCGGAGACCTTACAGGGGTGAGCAGCCATGGCTCTAAAGCATACCCAGAGTCACCTTAACAGAGGAGCAAGGGTGTACTCATGTCACAGGGCCGAAATGAACAAAAACATAAAGGTATCACATATAGCCTCAAAACATGTACGGTGCGAAAATGCCAAAGGAAATAGTTCGCAGAATTATGGAACACAGGCAAATTGCACTATTACTTCATTTTAGTGGCATCAGGTTTGAATTGCAACTGACTTCAAACCAGTGGCAAACAGCAAAGTGTACATATGTATGTGTGCACCCCCACAAAcaaacacacccacacacacacacacacacacacatatatatatatatatatatatatatatatatgcacatgcagaagaataacttcgatTGCCACAAGATTACAAGTAtgaaagtagatgtgctttcaCATAGCTGTTTATTGAGCCAACGTTTCAACGCGTCTAAATGCCGGCTGAATATACAGTTGTTATATGAAAGCGTATCTACTTTTCTATTTGTATACATATCGTACTTGTAAACTATATAtaagtgtacacacacacacacacatatatatatatatatatatatatatatatatatatatatatatatatatattgtaatgaattaatgaatctgagtaacggacgctctgctggcaacgaagaagacgatgatgatcggtggctgcagtagtagctcgcgcacgccgttcgccattagccagacctgcctgttaaagctcattttgccaagctgcgtctgaacctttctcgacgtacaacacctctattttaagtggtggaggagccggggttcccatcaacctggaacttcgcaatcggacgctaccctcaccgttcaccatgactgctcctggcccttctcaagctgcctcaccaacgacagtctactgtactggcgcgcctcggcaacgtgacccaccaatttttcgcggcaacgatgaacaagacgtcgaggactggctcgtcgagtacgaaatcttaagcgcttccaacaagtggaacgcctgcgaccagctcacaaacgtacGCTTTTACTtagctgatgtggccagcctctggttcaagaaccaccaaggcgaaattaccaactggtccgccttcaagaccaccatctccgcggtcttcggccgtcccgccgtgcgccggcttcgcgcggaacagcgtctccgtagtcgagtccagcgcagggacgagacctttacgagttacattgaagatgtcttgtccctttgcaagcgcgtcgatgaatctctaaccgaacgcgacaaaatcaagcacatcatcaaaggagttgacgacgacaccttccagatgctcgtcgctcggaatccacagaccgtcaccgatgttgtccacctctgtcaggagtacgacgagttgcgtaagcagcgtgtctcgacgcgcagggccgcagaagatacggctgaagtttccgccctcgtacacgacgtcgctgctgatcagaccgtcttactcccccaaatcaaacaattcattcgtgaggaagttgcgcgtcagctttctcttgtggccgaagcatccgcgccagtgacctcgttagacccacgtctacgccaggtcattgagacacaggtcgcgcaagcactgcctccatcgccacctgtccctacgccgctgacctacgctgccgtcgttgctagacccccagccccacctgtctctggcgcataccggggcaccgggtcctcctaccctacgacgctgcctacatacacggcaccccatcccgtttcgccccctgcaccttctgtcgttaacccatggcgcaccttggataatcgacccatctgtttcgcatgcggtttcgtgggacatatagcacgctactgtcgccgtcgcaactccCAGCCTCCAGAACATgagaattctgcaaattaccaggctgcccagaatccccggcgaccatcttctcctatcaccgactcattgtccccacgacgccccgtcgattctcgccggtcattaccaccccgtcgccgatctgtctccccgatgcttctgagcacgagccccgctcgagaggaaaactgacagccgcagttccggaggcaagaactgcgtcgtcgtcgaactttctaagacctcctctttgtccgtccaacgaaatcgatgtgctagtagaaggtgttgctgtacgtgcacttgtcgacacaggcgccgtcgtttctgtaattagtgaaaaactgtgtcgcgatttgagaaaagttacaacgccgcttacgaatcttgctctgcgtacagccacctcccatttcatagcgccgacagctcagtgcacagcacgcgttcttattcaagatgtttggtacgccgtcaactttgttgttctcccacgttcatcttacgacgtgatactaggatgggatttcctttctacccatcaggctctcgtcgactgcgctcgtgctgaactcacgttgacgaatccgtgccttgatatcgaccaccacagtccctcgaaagtgtttgccgcagctgacgtccgcatcgcgccgttgtccgccgtcctagtgcctgtgttttcccctgctgccactaactcgacgctcctgttccaaccaactatagctagtgtgcaacaccggaccatcgtcctcccgtttgccgtcatcaacttttccaatggttcggcggtgctttatgcgtgcaacgtttctgcttgcccgtacatcctgctacgcggtgagtgtctgggaagcctcgagaccttaaattgtattttcgaagaaccgatctatccagacaagccatttctaccgacttgtgccattacacccgcaactgacgctaatgaacctatggatgtattccgcaagtccatcgattgtaacctcacgcctgggcagcagaaacagctgatcaagctcctacagcgttttcgagcctcgtttgaccacaatcagccttccttaggtcgagcgtcatctgttgtacaccgtatagataccggtcaagagacgccattacggcagcgtccatatcgtgtgtcaactaccgaacgccgtgccatcaatgaacaggttgacgacatgctgacacgtggcataatcgaaccgtcaagcagtccctgggcctctccagttgtgttggtgaagaagaaggacggattcatcaggttttgcgtggactaccggcgtctcaaccgaatcacgcgcaaggatgtctatccgctgccacgcattgacgatgccttggactgcctacagggagccgaatttttctcttctttagatctccgctctggatactggcaggtacccatggcagaggccgatcgtgaaaaaactgctttcatcacacccgacgggctttacgaattcacagtgatgcccttcggcctctgcaacgcgccagctactttcgagcggatgatggactctatccttcgaggcctcaaatggaacgtttgcctttgttatttagatgatattgtcgtcttttcaactgattttgaaacccatttaacccgcctcgagaaagtccttgcgtgtatttctgccgggggctgcaactgaatctgaagaagtgcaatttcgccgctcgaaagcttacgatccttggccacgtggtttcaaaagacggcattcttcctgaccctgccaaacttacagccgtttcagcgtttcccaaaccgaccaccatgaaagagctccgaagcttcataggcctttgctcttacttccggcgcttcgtccgcaatttcgtgacgatcatcgctcctttgaccaagctcctcgccggctccaaagacctttcagcctggtctgccacctgtgacgactctttcaatgaactgcgccgcctcctcacgtcgccgcctattctgcgacactacgacccatcggcacccacagagatccacaccgacgctagtggtgtcgggctaggcgctattcttgcacagaagaaagacggcttccaagagtacgtggttgcctacgcaagccgaactcttagcaaagccgaaagcaactattctgtcaccgaaaaggaatgcctcgcctatatttgggcgatagaaaaatttcgaccttacgtgtacgggcgcccttttgacgtcgtgactgaccaccacgccctctgctagttgtcgtcattgaaggatccaagtggtcgcctcgcccgatgggcattacgcctccaagaatataatattcgcgtggtctatcgctccggccggaaacattcggacgcagacgccctaacccgttcgcctctaccccctgacccggattgctgcgaaagtataacctgtgatgccactgccgtcaccatcgccgacatgccatctgagcaacgcaaggacccttgggttgcctcgattctagacatcctggctgggcggacggcttcccccccttctcgcacgttgcgtcggcaagtggagcacttcgccactcgcgacgacgtgctgtaccgacgcaactacgcacccggtggacgtcagtggctactcgtgattccacgtcatctgcgatccgaaatttgttccacgtttcatgacgacccccaatgtggccacgcaggtttcctgaagacttattctcgcatacgtctccgatattactggcgtggcatgtaccgttttatacgacaatacgttcgggcctgctcgacgtgccagagacgaaaaacttccccttgtcacgccagcggtaccttgctacccttaccatgcccatctcgaccattcgaccgcgtcggcatcgatatctatggtccccttcccaacactgctgacggtaaccgctggatcatagttgccgtcgaccatctcacgcggtatgccgaaacttcatcccttccctcgtctacagcaaaagacgttgcgactttcgttcttcacaacatcgtattacgtcatggagcacctcgggaggtactgagcgatcgtggtcgcgtattcttgtcagacgtcatcacagcattgctgcgtgagtgccacgtcgttcaccgcactacaagcgcctatcatcctcagaccaatggaatgacagagcgcttcaaccgcacccttggtgacatgctgtctatgtatatctcgtcagaccactccaattgggaccgagtgctcccgtttatcacgttcgcttataataccgccattcaaagcactacagggttctctccttttttcctcctttacggacgcgaaccttcttgcactatggacaccattctttcgtacaaacctgactcctcagagtccacgactttgtctcaagcagctacatacgctgaggaatgccgccaactggcaagagcattcacaacccaagaccaaggacgccaaaagcaccaccatgacgcatcaaataacaccacttcctacgatccagatTCACTCGTTTGGCTGCATGTTCCCTCTGCTACACCTgacctttctaccaagttggtccccaagtatcacggcccatatcgtgtgctacaaaaaacgtcaccggtgaattacctcattgagccactggaaccatcttctgaccaacgtcgtcgtggccaggaaattgtccacgtctcgagacttaagccctgctacgaccctcccgtgtttacttgtccataggtcgccaggatggctccttgtttcacggggagtaattgtaatgaattaatgaatctgagtaacggacgctctgctggcaacgaagaagacgatgatgatcggtggctgcagtagtagctcgcgcacgccgttcgccattagccagacctgcctgttaaagctcattttgccaagctgcgtctgaacctttctcgacgtacaacacctctattttaatatatatatatatatatatatagagagagagagagagagagaaagaaagagagacaggCTTGCAAGCACAGCGAAGGACAACAGGAACCGTAAAGTTTCAAATACTAAAGTTTGCCATTCCTGTTCATATTAAATTAAATTGGAGCAATCACTGCATAAACATTTGTCCTTGTCTTGTATACTTGATAACGAGAGTACAATTAACGCCCTTGTGTGAGAACACTGCAAACGGCTACTATTAAAACATTTTAAAAGAAGTCCAGGAGGCAAGCACAGGAAATGCTTTCCTGGTTTTTCGCAAGTATATCTTTCGAAAGAAATTACCTAGTAACCAGCCGTCGGGCGATTCCCGTCTCTGAAAGCACCTTCGAAGGTCGCAGTAGGCCCAGGTGAAGCTGTCGTGGGTGCTGCCGGGCCATTTCGATGTCAGCTGGGTAATGACACCCTCAGCATCGCAGATCGCTTGTACATTGATTGTGTACAGGCCTTTTCGGTTCCTGCACAAGTGTTCCTGGCCCTTAGGAGGCTTGATTTGCACATGAGTGCCATCAATGCATCCTAGGACCTTGGGGAACCCAGCTATCTGCGAAAAGGCTAAAAAGAACATGAATGAACAGCAATTGAAAG comes from Rhipicephalus microplus isolate Deutch F79 unplaced genomic scaffold, USDA_Rmic scaffold_20, whole genome shotgun sequence and encodes:
- the LOC119181556 gene encoding putative nuclease HARBI1 isoform X1; amino-acid sequence: MEYVLAANAGQRQPSLRKERTFHRRLALDDVPDQHLRYYRFPREHIRALCTTLEPRLQRPTARSRTLPVDVQVLLALRFYASGSFQSMVGDTVGVSQSSASRIVAQVTDALCSLAAEHIRFPTTMRAANAMAIAFSQIAGFPKVLGCIDGTHVQIKPPKGQEHLCRNRKGLYTINVQAICDAEGVITQLTSKWPGSTHDSFTWAYCDLRRCFQRRESPDGWLLGDSGYALEPWLLTPVRSPVGPAEEQYNSAHTRTRQVIERTFGVLKGRFRCLHQSGGALQYNPLMCTKIVVACTMLHNMCVRHGIDFSFTDDDPFLDEGGDDPELPCLQEDTAAGIVRRQVIQAIHSLAEQM
- the LOC119181556 gene encoding putative nuclease HARBI1 isoform X2, with amino-acid sequence MEYVLAANAGQRQPSLRKERTFHRRLALDDVPDQHLRYYRFPREHIRALCTTLEPRLQRPTARSRTLPVDVQVLLALRFYASGSFQSMVGDTVGVSQSSASRIVAQVTDALCSLAAEHIRFPTTMRAANAMAIAFSQIAGFPKVLGCIDGTHVQIKPPKGQEHLCRNRKGLYTINVQAICDAEGVITQLTSKWPGSTHDSFTWAYCDLRRCFQRRESPDGWLLGDSGYALEPWLLTPVRSPVGPAEEQYNSAHTRTRQVIERTFGVLKGRFRCLHQSGGALQYNPLMCTKIVVACTMLHNMCVRHGIDFSFTDVMALHPALHRHVLSGSSKIDR